From a single Camarhynchus parvulus chromosome 6, STF_HiC, whole genome shotgun sequence genomic region:
- the BLOC1S2 gene encoding biogenesis of lysosome-related organelles complex 1 subunit 2 produces MAAAAEGPPEAGAQPAKQDPAIETAEEAKEPAEADINELCKDMFSKMATYLTGELTATSEDYKLLENMNKLTSLKYLEMKDIAINISRNLKDLNQKYADLQPYLEQIDLIEEQVAALEQAAYKLDAYSKKLEAKYKKLEKR; encoded by the exons ATGGCGGCCGCGGCGGAGGGGCCGCCCGAGGCCGGCGCGCAGCCCGCCAAGC AGGATCCTGCTATTGAAACTGCAGAAGAAGCTAAGGAGCCAGCAGAAGCAGATATCAATGAACTCTGCAAAGACATGTTCAGCAAAATGGCCACTTACTTGACAGGTGAACTGACAG ccacCAGTGAAGACTACAAACTCTTGGAAAACATGAATAAGCTGACTAGCTTGAAGTACTTAGAAATGAAAGATATTGCTATAAACATCAGTAGAAATCTGAAGGATTTAAACCAAAAAT ATGCTGATCTTCAGCCATATCTGGAACAGATAGACCTAATTGAGGAACAGGttgcagctctggagcaggcagctTATAAACTGGATGCATATTCCAAAAAACTTG aagCCAAGTACAAAAAACTGGAGAAACGATGA
- the LOC115905184 gene encoding LOW QUALITY PROTEIN: cytochrome P450 2H1-like (The sequence of the model RefSeq protein was modified relative to this genomic sequence to represent the inferred CDS: deleted 1 base in 1 codon), which translates to MEALGVTTILLLVCISCLLFATWRSRSQKGKEPPGPTALPIVGNLLQINPRNLPGSLKELSEKYGPVFTVHLGPQKVVVLYGYDVLKEALVDQGDDFSGRGILPLIQKLFEGTGIVTSNGETWKQLRRFALTTLRDFGMGKKGIEERIQEEAHFLVERLKNTHEQPLNPSSFLIHAVSNIICSIVFGDRFDYEDKNFLTLIDWIEENNKLQTSIQAQLYNFFPTIMDYLPGPHQQLIKNIEKVDKFTTDIVMEHQKTLDPTCPRDFIDAFLNKMEQEKGNDDSKFTVETLSRTTLDLFLAGTGTTSLTLRFAILILHKYPEIVEKMQKEIDSVIGRERSPRMSDRSQMPFTDAVIHEIQRYIDFLPINVPHAVIRDTKFRGYFIPKDTLIFPMLSSVLHDSKEFPNPEKFDPGHFLNANGTFKKSDYFMPFSTGKRICAGEGLARMEIFIFLTSILQNFTLKPVVDHKDIDISPIITSLANVPRDYKVSFVPR; encoded by the exons ATGGAGGCCCTGGGAGTGACCACTATTTTGTTGCTGGTATGCATCTCATGCCTTCTCTTTGCCACATGGAGAAGCAGATCTCAAAAAGGGAAGGAGCCTCCTGGGCCCACTGCACTCCCCATTGTTGGAAACCTGCTCCAGATAAACCCACGGAATTTGCCTGGAAGCTTGAAAGAG ctcagtgaGAAGTATGGTCCTGTCTTCACGGTACATTTGGGCCCACAAAAGGTTGTCGTGCTGTATGGCTATGATGTGCTGAAAGAAGCCCTGGTTGATCAAGGAGATGACTTCAGTGGAAGAGGCATTCTACCACTGATTCAAAAACTCTTC GAAGGCACAG GCATTGTGACCAGCAATGGGGAGACCTGGAAGCAGCTGAGACGATTTGCACTCACCACCCtgcgggattttgggatggggaaaaagggCATTGAGGAGCGAATCCAGGAGGAAGCTCATTTTCTGGTGGAGAGGCTCAAGAACACACATG AGCAACCTCTGAACCCCAGCAGTTTCCTGATCCATGCTGTTTCCAACATCATCTGCTCCATCGTCTTTGGGGATCGGTTTGACTATGAGGACAAGAATTTTCTAACTTTAATTGATTGGATAGAGGAAAACAACAAGCTCCAAACCTCTATACAAGCACAG ctatATAATTTCTTCCCAACTATCATGGATTATCTACCTGGACCTCATCAACAACtgataaaaaatattgaaaaagttGATAAATTTACAACAGATATTGTAATGGAACACCAGAAAACCCTGGATCCCACTTGTCCTCGAGATTTTATTGAtgcttttcttaataaaatgGAACAG GAGAAAGGGAATGATGACTCAAAATTCACCGTTGAGACCTTGAGCAGAACCACACTCGACTTGTTCCTTGCAGGAACAGGGACCACAAGCCTCACACTGAGATTTGCAATTCTGATTCTTCATAAATACCCAGAGATAGTAG agaaaatgcaaaaggaGATTGATTCCGTGATTGGCCGAGAGCGAAGCCCTCGCATGTCGGATCGGAGCCAGATGCCCTTTACAGATGCTGTGATCCACGAAATCCAGAGATACATTGATTTCCTTCCCATTAATGTCCCACATGCTGTAATCAGAGACACCAAGTTCAGAGGCTATTTTATCCCCAAG GACACTCTGATATTCCCTATGCTGAGTTCTGTCCTACATGATAGCAAGGAATTTCCAAATCCAGAAAAATTTGACCCAGGACATTTCTTGAATGCAAATGGTACCTTTAAAAAGAGTGACTACTTCATGCCATTTTCTACAG GAAAACGCATCTGCGCAGGAGAAGGTCTGGCCCGGATGGagatattcatatttttaacaTCCATCCTGCAGAACTTTACTTTGAAGCCTGTTGTGGATCACAAAGACATTGACATCAGCCCAATAATCACCAGTCTGGCAAATGTGCCCCGAGACTATAAGGTCTCTTTTGTTCCACGTTAG